A region of Moorena producens PAL-8-15-08-1 DNA encodes the following proteins:
- a CDS encoding sensor histidine kinase — protein MLISRRTLPPSSGKRVKPNPTVHKNFTKWKTSWQPTNQTLAEPIIDRKRVEESLLAVQHRYRSLFENSTDGIFKITPDGYYIACNRSLARLYGYESPNQFLSHVTGVGEYLHKDTQRRYQFLDLLHSKGLVEDFESQVYRQDGTLIWICESAWAVRDPTGYILYYEGLVKDITKQKLTEAALQTAQAKLEAQSQELENVLKKLELAQEHLKQSEKMSTLGQLCAGVAHEINNPLNFICGNVTPARDYGEDLLRLLGLYAKHYPQPAAEIQQYADAIDLDFLIEDFPKALSSMGLGAERLQQIVQSVRHFSRQDTDEKQRVNIHQGIDSTLTILHNRLKPKGKNPGITVTKDYGKLPLVECYSGSINQVLMNLLCNAIDALEESQVNRLFVPVSPQSSDYCPQGVKQKAPAPPKITIRTEFIGSDGDQGDSSGGQVVIRIIDNGPGMTEEVKQKIFEPFFTTKSIDKGTGLGLDICQKIVVEQHGGQILCTSNPGKGTEFAIAIPVGSYYKGLQAKDPNP, from the coding sequence ATGTTAATCAGTCGCAGAACTTTACCCCCTAGCTCTGGCAAGCGGGTCAAACCTAATCCAACGGTTCATAAAAACTTCACCAAGTGGAAAACTAGTTGGCAACCTACCAATCAGACACTAGCTGAGCCAATAATTGACCGTAAAAGAGTGGAAGAATCTCTCTTAGCAGTCCAACACAGATATCGGTCTCTATTTGAAAACTCGACTGATGGTATCTTTAAAATTACCCCTGATGGTTACTATATAGCCTGTAACCGATCACTAGCTAGACTATATGGCTATGAATCACCTAACCAATTCCTCAGTCATGTAACTGGTGTTGGGGAGTACCTTCACAAAGATACCCAGCGACGCTACCAATTCCTTGACCTACTGCACTCAAAGGGTTTGGTAGAGGATTTTGAATCCCAGGTCTATCGCCAAGACGGCACCCTAATTTGGATTTGCGAAAGTGCTTGGGCAGTGCGTGATCCTACTGGTTACATTCTATACTACGAAGGTTTAGTAAAAGATATTACTAAACAAAAATTAACTGAAGCAGCGTTACAAACAGCACAAGCCAAATTAGAAGCCCAAAGCCAGGAACTGGAGAATGTCTTAAAGAAGCTGGAACTGGCTCAAGAGCACTTAAAGCAAAGTGAAAAAATGTCCACCTTAGGACAGTTATGCGCGGGTGTTGCTCACGAAATCAACAATCCACTTAACTTTATCTGTGGAAATGTCACTCCAGCAAGGGACTATGGCGAAGATTTATTAAGACTGTTGGGATTATATGCCAAACACTATCCCCAGCCTGCAGCCGAAATTCAACAGTACGCTGATGCAATTGACCTAGATTTCCTGATCGAAGATTTTCCTAAAGCCCTATCATCTATGGGATTAGGTGCAGAACGCTTGCAACAGATTGTGCAGTCAGTGCGCCACTTTTCCCGACAGGATACCGATGAAAAGCAGCGCGTGAATATTCATCAAGGGATTGATAGTACCCTGACTATCCTGCATAACCGCTTAAAGCCCAAAGGAAAGAATCCCGGGATTACCGTGACTAAGGACTATGGAAAACTCCCTTTAGTGGAGTGCTACTCTGGTTCAATCAACCAAGTGTTGATGAACCTGCTGTGCAATGCCATTGATGCTCTAGAAGAGTCACAGGTTAACAGGTTATTTGTTCCAGTTTCCCCTCAGTCTTCTGATTATTGCCCGCAAGGTGTAAAGCAAAAAGCACCAGCTCCCCCTAAGATCACCATTCGGACAGAATTTATAGGCAGCGATGGTGATCAAGGGGACAGTTCTGGTGGACAGGTCGTGATCAGAATTATCGATAATGGTCCGGGAATGACAGAAGAGGTCAAACAGAAGATATTTGAACCATTCTTCACCACCAAATCAATCGACAAGGGAACTGGTTTAGGGCTAGATATCTGCCAAAAAATCGTTGTTGAACAGCATGGTGGTCAAATCCTATGTACCTCTAATCCGGGTAAGGGAACAGAATTTGCGATCGCAATTCCTGTGGGTTCATATTATAAAGGCTTGCAGGCAAAAGATCCGAACCCATGA
- a CDS encoding lysylphosphatidylglycerol synthase transmembrane domain-containing protein gives MKRLISIAISLIILGVIYTKIDFPQLIAVFKECDRMWMAISLGMVIPITLFTAWRLQQLMPTGSQLRFWEANRLILAASTLNMVLPSKMGDIAKAYFMKQRGNLAGSLSLAIVIFEKACDMLSLLLWCVFGLLLYPGKSGFFWLMTAGIIFGLILGLFLLSSRKFAHLFFLVTKKIAPKKFRSKLEKMQMSWGEMHAYFWHDPKQLFKITLTSIFIWFLHLLQIWLFILALNAWTPFLTNLALSPLAILAGLLPLTFAGVGTRDAALIFFYQPYFPAATAAALGLLCTSRYLLPAIGGLPFLGQYLTTVRNLGKKPS, from the coding sequence ATGAAACGACTTATCTCCATTGCCATCAGCTTAATCATCCTAGGGGTAATTTATACCAAAATTGACTTTCCCCAACTGATCGCTGTATTTAAAGAATGCGATCGCATGTGGATGGCGATTAGTCTGGGCATGGTGATTCCGATCACCCTGTTCACGGCTTGGCGACTGCAACAACTAATGCCGACAGGTTCCCAACTCCGATTTTGGGAAGCCAATCGCCTGATTTTAGCTGCCAGTACCCTGAATATGGTCTTGCCCTCCAAAATGGGAGATATTGCTAAAGCCTACTTTATGAAGCAGCGGGGTAATTTAGCTGGGAGCTTGTCGTTAGCCATCGTTATTTTTGAAAAAGCTTGTGACATGCTGTCTCTACTGCTATGGTGTGTCTTTGGTTTATTACTATATCCTGGGAAAAGTGGCTTTTTTTGGTTGATGACCGCTGGGATAATTTTCGGGTTAATTCTAGGGCTATTCCTCCTCAGCTCCCGCAAATTTGCCCATTTATTTTTCTTGGTGACCAAAAAAATTGCCCCAAAAAAATTCCGCTCAAAGCTAGAAAAAATGCAAATGTCTTGGGGGGAAATGCACGCCTACTTCTGGCATGACCCCAAGCAGTTATTCAAAATTACCCTAACTTCAATTTTTATCTGGTTCTTACACTTATTGCAAATTTGGTTATTTATCCTCGCCCTCAATGCCTGGACACCCTTTTTAACCAATCTCGCTCTGTCCCCCCTAGCTATTCTAGCAGGATTGTTACCACTAACCTTTGCGGGGGTTGGTACCCGTGACGCTGCGCTAATTTTCTTTTACCAACCCTATTTCCCGGCTGCTACAGCTGCCGCCTTAGGGTTACTGTGTACTTCCCGCTACCTACTTCCAGCCATTGGTGGCTTACCCTTTCTAGGACAATATTTGACTACAGTGCGCAACTTGGGAAAAAAACCTTCTTAA
- a CDS encoding helix-turn-helix domain-containing protein, producing MAAQQITTIGTTQAAYLLGICVQRVRQLLKSGRIKGAQKVGRFWQIPLFNGMPKVIPGKRGPKGTWKKVAQKVATYIHVNQHIIKENRKYDTYKPVLTVKQGNRNTYGHYVEIKGPSRLVYQPNCPKHCGATVWLEVDPTVEILTKVFG from the coding sequence ATGGCAGCACAACAGATAACTACAATTGGTACCACTCAAGCAGCTTATCTTTTAGGAATTTGTGTCCAACGAGTTCGCCAACTTCTCAAAAGCGGCAGAATTAAGGGCGCTCAAAAAGTTGGCAGATTTTGGCAAATTCCGTTATTTAATGGCATGCCTAAAGTAATTCCCGGTAAGCGTGGACCAAAAGGCACCTGGAAAAAAGTTGCTCAAAAGGTGGCGACTTACATCCATGTCAACCAGCATATTATTAAGGAGAACAGAAAGTACGATACTTACAAGCCCGTCCTGACCGTCAAACAAGGTAACCGCAACACCTACGGTCATTATGTAGAAATCAAAGGCCCATCTCGGTTAGTATATCAACCCAATTGTCCAAAGCATTGTGGGGCTACGGTGTGGCTAGAAGTTGACCCCACTGTTGAAATTCTCACTAAAGTTTTTGGTTAG
- a CDS encoding glycosyltransferase family 2 protein: MTKLIIQIPCYNEENSLGITLSVLPRQLRGVDTVEWLIINDGSTDRTVDVARSYGVDHIVNFKHNQGLAKAFMAGIEACLKANADIIVNTDADNQYCADDIPKLIQPIISGRAEIVIGARPIQKIKHFSPIKKRLQKFGSWVVRIASNTNIIDAPSGFRAFSREAALKLNVFNEYTYTLETIIQAGQKGIAITSVPIRTNRYLRPSRLVKSISAYVKRSLITILRISMTYNPLRFFITLGTIPFTLGTLLGIRWLILYFAGTPKAHVPSLVLAAILILMGFQLWIFGLVADLMAVNRQLLEDIQLRLRRLDVDSNQTPHLPSTGNHQQRENRDEGGEGEEFVNSFLNR, translated from the coding sequence ATGACGAAACTAATTATTCAAATCCCCTGCTACAACGAAGAAAATAGCCTAGGGATTACCCTTTCGGTGCTTCCCCGTCAACTGAGGGGTGTAGATACCGTTGAGTGGCTAATTATCAATGATGGCAGTACAGACCGCACCGTAGACGTAGCCCGCTCTTATGGCGTAGACCACATTGTTAATTTTAAACACAATCAGGGACTAGCCAAAGCTTTCATGGCAGGAATCGAAGCTTGCTTGAAAGCCAATGCGGACATTATTGTCAATACCGATGCGGATAATCAGTACTGCGCTGATGACATTCCCAAACTCATACAACCTATTATATCAGGTCGAGCCGAAATAGTGATCGGGGCGCGACCGATTCAGAAGATTAAGCACTTCTCCCCCATTAAAAAGCGTCTACAAAAATTCGGTAGTTGGGTAGTCCGGATTGCTAGCAATACTAATATCATTGATGCTCCCAGTGGATTCCGAGCCTTTAGCCGAGAAGCCGCCTTAAAGCTAAATGTCTTTAATGAATACACCTACACTCTAGAAACTATCATTCAAGCTGGACAAAAAGGCATCGCTATCACGTCTGTACCAATCCGCACCAATCGCTATTTACGCCCCTCCCGTCTAGTCAAAAGTATCAGTGCCTATGTTAAGCGATCGCTAATCACTATCCTGCGAATCTCCATGACCTACAATCCCCTGAGATTCTTTATCACCTTGGGGACAATTCCATTTACCCTAGGAACCTTACTGGGGATTCGTTGGTTAATCCTATACTTCGCTGGTACTCCCAAAGCTCACGTACCCAGCCTAGTTTTAGCTGCTATTCTGATTCTAATGGGCTTTCAACTGTGGATATTTGGCTTGGTGGCAGACCTAATGGCAGTCAATCGTCAACTTCTAGAAGATATCCAACTGCGACTACGCCGATTGGATGTTGACTCCAATCAAACTCCCCATTTGCCATCAACCGGAAATCATCAACAGCGGGAAAACCGTGATGAGGGGGGAGAAGGAGAAGAATTTGTCAATAGTTTCTTGAATAGATAA
- the prfC gene encoding peptide chain release factor 3, with translation MSTELEAELLNAVEHRRNFAIISHPDAGKTTLTEKLLLYGGAIHEAGAVKARRAQRKATSDWMEMEQQRGISITSTVLQFAYLDCQINLLDTPGHQDFSEDTYRTLAAADNAVMLIDAAKGLEPQTRKLFEVCKMRSLPIFTFVNKLDRPAREPLELLDEIEQELGLQTYGVNWPIGMGDRFKGVFDRRRQQIHLFERTAHGSREAKNTVVDLGDPQIEQLLEQDLYYQLKEELEILDGVGPDLDLELIHSGQMTPVFFGSAMTNFGVQLFLDAFLDYALKPESRKSTVGDIPPTYPDFSGFVFKLQANMDPKHRDRVAFVRVCTGKFEKDMTVSHARTGKTVRLSRPQKLFAQDRESIDVAYAGDVIGLNNPGVFAIGDTIYNGKKLEYEGIPCFSPELFAYLKNPNPSKFKQFQKGVKELREEGAVQIMYSVDESKRDPILAAVGQLQFEVVQFRLRNEYGVETRLDMLPYSVARWVAGGWEALEKAGRLFNTVTVKDNWGRPVLLFKNQWNLQQVAGDHPELDLNSSAPVVSGSQPKST, from the coding sequence ATGTCCACTGAACTTGAAGCAGAATTGCTCAACGCTGTTGAACACCGCCGTAACTTTGCGATTATTTCCCACCCGGACGCGGGTAAAACCACATTGACAGAAAAATTGTTACTCTATGGTGGAGCAATTCACGAAGCCGGAGCAGTGAAGGCACGGCGAGCTCAGCGCAAGGCAACCTCGGACTGGATGGAAATGGAGCAACAACGGGGAATTTCGATTACCTCGACGGTGTTGCAGTTTGCCTATCTCGACTGTCAGATTAATTTACTCGACACACCCGGACACCAAGATTTCAGTGAGGATACCTATCGCACTCTGGCAGCAGCTGATAATGCGGTGATGCTGATTGATGCGGCAAAGGGTCTAGAGCCCCAAACCCGCAAATTGTTTGAAGTGTGCAAAATGCGATCGCTTCCTATATTTACCTTTGTTAATAAGCTTGACCGTCCCGCACGAGAACCCCTAGAACTCCTCGATGAGATTGAACAGGAGCTGGGGTTACAAACCTATGGGGTCAACTGGCCGATTGGCATGGGCGATCGCTTTAAAGGAGTGTTTGACCGCCGAAGACAACAAATTCACTTGTTTGAACGCACCGCTCACGGGTCCCGGGAGGCGAAGAATACGGTAGTAGATTTGGGAGACCCCCAGATTGAGCAGCTCCTAGAACAAGACTTATATTATCAACTAAAGGAAGAGTTAGAAATTCTCGATGGTGTTGGTCCAGACTTGGATTTAGAACTGATTCATTCCGGTCAAATGACCCCTGTGTTCTTTGGCAGTGCCATGACTAATTTTGGGGTGCAGCTGTTTCTAGATGCTTTTTTGGACTATGCCCTGAAACCAGAATCTCGTAAATCCACAGTAGGCGATATTCCTCCAACTTATCCAGACTTTAGTGGCTTTGTGTTCAAGCTGCAAGCCAATATGGACCCCAAGCACCGGGATAGGGTGGCCTTTGTGCGGGTGTGTACGGGTAAGTTTGAAAAGGATATGACAGTCAGCCATGCTCGTACTGGTAAAACCGTCCGTTTGTCAAGACCCCAAAAGCTGTTTGCTCAAGACCGAGAATCCATTGATGTTGCCTATGCCGGGGATGTGATTGGTTTGAATAATCCCGGGGTGTTTGCGATTGGGGATACGATTTACAACGGTAAAAAGTTGGAGTATGAAGGGATTCCTTGCTTTTCCCCAGAGTTATTTGCTTATTTGAAGAATCCTAACCCCTCTAAGTTTAAGCAGTTCCAGAAAGGAGTCAAAGAGTTGCGGGAAGAAGGGGCTGTGCAAATTATGTACTCCGTTGATGAGTCGAAGCGCGACCCAATTCTGGCAGCAGTGGGACAGTTGCAATTTGAAGTAGTGCAGTTTCGCCTCAGAAATGAGTATGGCGTAGAGACTAGGTTGGATATGTTGCCCTATAGTGTGGCTCGTTGGGTAGCCGGTGGCTGGGAAGCCTTGGAAAAAGCTGGGCGTTTGTTTAATACCGTGACAGTCAAAGATAATTGGGGACGTCCAGTGCTATTGTTTAAGAATCAGTGGAATTTGCAGCAAGTCGCAGGAGACCATCCAGAGTTGGATTTGAATTCTAGCGCCCCTGTGGTGTCTGGCTCTCAACCAAAGTCTACCTAG
- a CDS encoding DUF4870 domain-containing protein, translated as MVYDQKNNINYDPDKRKLLSALCHGAIFISASFISVLIPLAILLISDDQVVKDNAKESLNFHFNVWLYEVIFGFLTIILIGWPFLGLLVILSLVLPIMAILKILGDPNVSYRYPFIFRVL; from the coding sequence ATGGTGTATGACCAAAAAAATAACATCAACTATGACCCAGACAAGCGCAAGCTGTTATCAGCATTATGTCACGGAGCAATTTTCATTAGTGCCTCATTTATCTCCGTGTTAATTCCCTTGGCTATCTTGTTAATCTCCGATGACCAAGTAGTCAAAGATAATGCCAAAGAGTCCCTTAATTTTCACTTTAATGTCTGGCTATATGAGGTAATTTTTGGGTTTTTGACTATTATCCTGATTGGTTGGCCTTTCCTAGGTTTATTAGTTATTTTAAGTTTGGTACTGCCGATTATGGCAATTCTCAAGATTCTTGGGGATCCCAATGTATCCTACCGCTACCCATTTATTTTCCGTGTGCTTTAA
- the pds gene encoding 15-cis-phytoene desaturase: protein MRVAIAGAGLAGLSCAKYLIDAGHTPIVLERRNVLGGKVAAWKDQDGDWYETGLHIFFGAYPNMLQLIKELGIEDRLQWKEHTMIFNQPNQPGTYSRFDFPDIPAPVNGIVAILRNNDMLTWPEKIRFGIGLIPAMLQGQKYVEQMDKYSFSEWLKKQNVPPRVEKEVFIAMSKALNFIGPDEISSTVILTALNRFLQEKNGSKMAFLDGSPTERLCQPIVDYITQGGGEVRLNAPVKEFLLNSDNSVSGLLIRGLNGAPDQVLTADAYVSAMPVDPLKLMIPTPWGEMEFFKQLDGLEGVPVINLQMWFDRKLTDIDHLLFSRSPLLSVYADMSNTCKEYANPDRSMLELVLAPAKDWIGKSDLEIVNATLAELEKLFPKHFGSDNSAQLLKYHVVKTPRSVYKATPGRQNHRPSQETPIANFFLSGDYTMQRYLASMEGAVLSGKLTSQAINNNSTRLSKTSAQPLAGNQKAEIDTPLVSSPMPRASTEG, encoded by the coding sequence ATGCGAGTTGCGATCGCTGGAGCCGGACTAGCAGGGCTTTCCTGTGCTAAATATCTAATCGACGCTGGTCACACCCCGATTGTCCTAGAACGACGAAATGTTTTAGGCGGTAAAGTGGCAGCCTGGAAAGATCAAGATGGAGACTGGTATGAAACTGGTCTCCATATATTTTTTGGTGCCTATCCCAATATGCTGCAGCTAATTAAAGAACTGGGTATTGAAGACCGGCTGCAGTGGAAAGAGCACACCATGATCTTTAATCAGCCAAATCAACCCGGAACTTATTCCCGGTTTGACTTCCCGGATATACCAGCTCCCGTCAATGGGATTGTGGCAATTCTGCGCAATAATGACATGCTGACCTGGCCAGAGAAGATTCGCTTTGGGATAGGGTTGATTCCGGCCATGCTTCAAGGGCAAAAGTATGTCGAACAAATGGACAAATACTCCTTCTCGGAATGGTTGAAAAAACAGAACGTACCACCGCGAGTAGAGAAGGAAGTCTTCATCGCCATGTCTAAGGCATTAAACTTTATTGGGCCTGATGAAATTTCGTCCACTGTAATCCTAACTGCTCTTAACCGCTTCCTACAGGAAAAGAACGGTTCCAAGATGGCATTTTTGGATGGTTCTCCCACCGAGCGACTCTGCCAACCCATTGTTGATTATATCACACAGGGAGGGGGAGAAGTACGCTTGAATGCCCCAGTTAAAGAATTTTTACTCAATTCAGACAACAGTGTCAGTGGATTGTTGATCCGGGGATTGAATGGAGCGCCCGATCAAGTTCTCACAGCGGATGCTTATGTATCAGCTATGCCGGTAGACCCTTTAAAGCTGATGATACCCACACCTTGGGGTGAAATGGAATTCTTTAAACAGCTGGATGGGCTAGAGGGGGTACCGGTCATTAACCTGCAGATGTGGTTTGACCGCAAACTGACGGATATTGACCATCTGTTATTTTCCCGATCACCCCTGCTTAGTGTCTATGCTGACATGAGCAATACCTGTAAAGAGTACGCCAATCCTGATCGCTCAATGTTGGAATTGGTCTTAGCACCTGCTAAAGATTGGATTGGCAAATCCGATCTCGAAATTGTGAATGCCACCCTAGCAGAACTGGAGAAACTGTTCCCCAAGCATTTTGGTAGTGATAACTCAGCTCAACTGCTAAAATACCACGTGGTTAAGACTCCCCGTTCGGTATATAAAGCAACCCCAGGACGCCAAAACCACCGTCCGTCCCAAGAAACACCCATTGCCAATTTCTTCCTAAGCGGGGATTACACTATGCAACGATACCTAGCAAGTATGGAAGGAGCCGTACTTTCTGGTAAGCTGACATCGCAGGCAATAAATAACAACAGCACTAGGCTTTCAAAAACCAGCGCTCAACCACTAGCCGGCAATCAGAAAGCAGAGATTGACACCCCGTTAGTCTCTTCACCCATGCCAAGGGCCAGTACTGAGGGCTGA